The Oncorhynchus nerka isolate Pitt River linkage group LG13, Oner_Uvic_2.0, whole genome shotgun sequence sequence ACACTGTTGCTGTTCAGCTGGATGGCCTTGGCACCCAGGTAGAGGGCCCGGGAGTAGCGCTTACTGTAGAAGCTGTGACATCTGAGCCACCAAAATCAGATGGGTAGGAACATGTATTTAGTGTACGTAGACTGAAAAACAGGCTTTTAACATTTTTAATAACTGTTATAACAAAATACAAACCCGTTATTATagattaataaaaataaaaactgcaCTTAATTTAGTATTTCAATGACTTGGATCTTATCATATGTTTATTTCTGGTCACTGAAGATCACTTACCCAGATATAACCCAGGGCTCTGCATGCTGATCTGAGATGTTGAACAGTCTTCCTCCAAGGACCTCAACATCCTCCAGGTGCCCCTCACGTGCCATAAGGTAGCCATATACATCCATGCCTGACAGCAAATATAGACAACATAACTGAATTAGTCCAAATaattaatataaatatatatacttaGTTAATGTCTTAGATAAGCATCGCTAGCCTGGTTTAGTGAGTCCTAAGAAACGAATGTATATGATGGGTTTTTCTGATACCAGCTGTCCAGTACCTTTGATCAGATAAGGGTCCAGCATCTGGGCCTGCTCAAACTTCAGGATGGAGTTCTTTGTGTCACCTGCCCTGAAGTACACATCTGCCAGGCTCACCAGCAGGTCCACATTGTCCCGCAGTAAAGACTTTTTCTCCAGAGAGCTGAAAAGGAGAATCAGGGAACAGACAAATACCCAAAATGAGAGCCCGAGCTTAACAATACCAGAGATGATGATTCATGAAATGAATAACGCCTCCATGGCGGTGAGGCACTGGTCTGCTCACCAGATGGTGTTGATTGCTCTGTGGTTGTCCCCTGCATGTATGAAGGCATAGGCTTTGATCCATGCAGAGAGCCAGTCCAGGTTGGGAATACTCTGGATCACATCCATTGTCATGGATGCCACCTCAGCTCCCTTCACTGATAGAGACAAGAGACCTACAACAGACAAGGAGGTAAAAGAACCCTTCAAAACATAGAGCACAATAACACGGggtgttggaatgtctgtgtgatgCACTACAGAAACATCCCAGTCACTAGTCCATACCAATGATGGCATCCAGTGCCAGAGGACACTGTCTCAGGACCTCTTTGTAGCTTGTGACAGCAGAGCGTTCCTGTCCAGCCTTCCTGTACAGATTTGCCAGCATCATGTTGATCTGAAATGGATAAACAAATAAGCAATACCTCGCAAGAATCTCGGCTACTTTATTGAAATAGTCATAAACGGCACTGCAAGCTTAGCTGACATTGAGAGAAGATGGGGGGGGGGCTTTCAGGAGGAGACCTCGAACTTGGCTGCCTACCTTTGGGGTTCTCTGTCTAGATGGAATCCCATCAAGCACTGCAATGGCATCCTTATCCAGCTTCAGGATGGTGTAGCACTCTGCAATCTTATACTTTACCTCAATCTCTGAGGGCAAACTCTGGGAAGAAGAAAAATGTCATTGGTCAATTCAGAAGGCAATGTGATTCCTTCCAGCACATTGTGCACaattatgtacagtgcattcggaaagaattcagaccccttcacttattccacatttggttacgttacagcctaatttaaaatgtattaaatgaattgttttcctcatcaatcgacacacaataccccataatgacaaagcgaaaacaggtttagacatttttgcacatttataaaaaatcaaatttaacagaaataccttatttacataagtattcataccctttgctatgagacttgaaattgagttcaggtgtatccagtttccattgatcatccttgagatgtttcttcaacttcattggagtccacctgtgctaaagtcaatttattggacatgattggaAAGGCCcacctgtctataaaaggtcccacagttgacagtgcatgtcagagcaaaaactaagccatgaggtcgaaggaattgtgcaTAGAGCTCGAgacgggattgtgtcgaggcacagatctagggaagcataacaaaacatttctgcagcagtgaaggtccccaagaacacagtggcgaccattattcttaaatggaagaagtttagaaccactaagactcttcctagagctggcagcctggccaaactgagcaatcgggggagaagggccttggtcagggaggtaaccaagaacctgatggtcactctgacagagctcctctgtggtaatgggaaaaccttccagaaggacaaccatctctgcagcactccaccaatcaggcttttatggtagagtggacagacggaagccactcctcagtaagaggcacgacagcccccttggagttgccaaaaggcacctaggacttaaaccatgagaaacaagattctctggtctgatgaaaccaatatttaactatttggcctcaatgctaagcgtcacgtctggaggacaccaggcaccactcatcacctggccaataccatccctacggtgaagcatgggggtggcagcatcatgctgtggtgatgtttttcagcagcaggtacTGGGAaacttgtcaggatcgagggaaagatgaacggagcaaagtacagagatcctttatgaagacctgctccagagcgctcaggacctcagactggagcgaaggttcaccttccaaaaggacaacaaaCCTAAGCCAGCgccgacttgaacccgatcgaacatctctggagaaaccggagaggatctgcagagaagaatgggagaacctccctaaagacaggtgtgccaagtttgtagcgtcataaccaAAAAGACtacaggctgtaatcgctgccaaaggtgcttcaacaaagtactgagtaaatggtctgaatacttatgtaaatgtaatttctgttttttatttaatacatttgcaaaccatTTTTCAAAACGTGTTTTTGcttcactatggggtattgtgtgtaattggggggggggggggggacaatttcatccattttagaataaggctaacaacaaaatgtggaaaaagtgaatgggtctgaatactttctgaatgcactgtatactgtctgtagaGCAGGTCAGTCAAATGTGCATTATTTTAAATTAATGACATGAATGCTTGTTGCTAATATAGATATGTGTTGTAATTGACAGAGTTGGGAGCCTTGCACACCTGTGACTGTATGGAGGATGCCGTTCCCCCGGTAGATGGGCGAACTTTGGACGTTTTGCTGAGCACTTTCTTCTGCTGCAGTGCCATGTTGTACTTGCAGGCAGCATTACGGTACTCCTTGTCATGGAAGATGGCATCTGCATGGTAAACCAGCAACTGGTACTTCTGGGATGGTGAGAACAGCTCTCTGCAGGAAAATATGTGGCACGCGCATCAATGGCACAGTATTAGACTGACAATAACTTGTGGTCAAGATAAATAGCAATCAACATACAACATTCACAACGCCAGAATTAATCCATCTTATTACATTTACTAACTACATTTACACCCATCTTAAGCGAtctagttagctagcttgctacaaGTGATTGCTTGTCAACTTCAACTTGTCTCGTGACGATCAACATGCATTCATTAGGACACATGTTTTTACCAATTGTACAGAATTATATGCTTTCAAAGCTGATCGAACGGAATGAATAGCTAGTTAGTTAGATAAAATGTGGATGTTCAGtaataacgttagctagttagccaACAAGCTAATACTTACGGATTGTTATTGCTCATTGTCAGCAGTAAACTACTCATTATCCGAACATTTGAGTGTAGCCCCGCAGCGGCCATATCCCGTACATGATCTATGACGTTCATTTCGATGTATTTTGATGGGTGTCTTTGAGATAAAAAATCTAAAGTTATACGATTGCAGTTAGTCAGTTACTTGCTAGCTTTCATCACAAACTGCGATGTATTAAATATAGCGCCGGAAGTTGGCAAGTTGAAGGACCCATGAATTATGTTTTGCTTTTATAAAAAAACAACATCCTATCCTTGATACATGTGTCATACATATTAcatatttttttcttctccttGGTGTAAATGATTTAAATTTTACATCGTTTTAAATTCTTTTTAATACCCACTCAAAGTTTTCATGATCAGGAGAAAAGTCTAGCCAGCTATAGTTTCTGCCCAAGCGCTGTTGGAACAAATCTTACCACTATCCTGTCATAACACGGAGGTAGCCTATCTAGTTGCCAATTTGATTTTATTATTTCTCTGTGTTTGGCAACactattttttttgttgttggttgAAGCCCACATACAATGACTGAACAATCAGCATTACTTCTTCGAAAGCAATTGGCAGGTAAGACAAAGGTTTAAAGAAATAAAGAGACCCCCAAGCTACGTAGCTATCTAGCCTAGCTAACCATCCGCCGGGTTCAACGAGGGCAGCCACGATTGTTTGTTTACATTAGTGCAATGATCTTGGCTGTAAACACAGTCTAGTTATATATTTTCCGCTTAATTATCATGTTAAGATGACGGATTTCAACTGCACGACTAACCCAAACTATGCATTGACGTAGTCTAAACCAGCGAGTTAGCTAGTTTAACATATTGACTGTCAATGAGAACGTCACCAGCGTTACgttagttggctagctaggaaGTCAACATTTTGTTACTGATTCGAGCTATAGAGGAAATAACTATCTAATTGAGCCCTAACCTAATCTTACACCAACCTCTGTCTGCAGTGACACACAACCCCAGTGGGCTGTAAACATGATCTGGCTTGTTATTAGCTAGCTGACAAGATAGCCAAGGAACAAAGGAATAATCGTCCCCAGGCCCATCTGACAATGGTGGGAACATCACATCATTGTTATCCTGTTCACTCGTTCTGGCAATGGCATACATTCACTGTAACTAACTCCATTAGGGGTTGACAGCTAGCGTATACGGGTAAATCTATTTAAATtcaccccttttgatttgaacgaaACCTACCATAAACATTTGCTCATTGTATAAGTGCTCAGAAAGTTACtatttggacctgaatgccaaaacgtTCAAGATGTTAAGGTAAccaaagttgacccattttggGTACCCCACCATCACCACTGCAAAATATAAAAGGTTGAGGTTGATTTCATTTATAAGCTTACAAACAAAGTTGTCAAACAGTTTTATAATTTCAGAATtttgggtattatatatattttttatgactTTTTTAACCTTAACGTCAATTATCTAAACGCGTAAACATCGATTTTTTTCAAATATGGGTATGTTGTAGTTTAGACTCTATTTGACATATCTGTTTTTTCTGTTGTGACCACAATCggttgagacacaacatgctcGTTAATACATGGTGAATGTCATGTTTTGGCTGATAAATGTACTAACATTTGAATAACAATGAAATGTCGACTTTAAAATTGTACCACAAAGATCGCTGGAGCTCCACACATCAGCaaatgttgacttgaatgggaactgTTTTAAATTATACTGTCAATCTTCTTTAGGAAATCATAGAAATATTGATAATAGAAATGACAATTTAAGTTGACATTCGACGTGGAGAGGTGGTCATCTTTGGGCTAGTAGTTCAAGTAAAACATTTTATTCAAGTTCAATGGTGTACCAGCTAAATTGCAGTGGTCTGTAGGAATAGGTCAATTTTATGATTTCTATTGGTGAAGTGACACCCACTCTGTATTCAAGAGCATTTTGTTTCTCAACTGATAGTAGGCACAACACAAACACCTTAGATGATCTGAAATGGGGTCTAAGCTACAACATGCGAATATGAAAATAATCAGAGTTTAGTTGTTTTAAGATCATTGACATCAAAGTTTTAAAAATGGCAATTTTGATTGAACTTAGTTTTAGTTTGACAACACTCTTTGTAAGCTTTTTAAATGATATAAAACTcaaccatttatattttccagtgatgaagacatgggtgtcttatggtatggtgaggtatgTAAAATgagtcaactttgagcacctttatCTCCTGAATATTCTTGCATTCAGGTACAAAAATTAACCTTGTCCACTTCTTCCATAGGCAAACATCTATGGAAAGCTTTGTTTAAATCAAAAGGGATGCTGTCAAAAAGTAATGAAATTAAAATGGCTTTAACAATACTGGTTTTAATTCTGctatacagggccttcaggaagtattcttaacccttgacttttcccacattttgttgttatagactgaattcaaaatggattcaattgtttttttttatttcacccatctacacacaataccccaataatgaaaacatgtttttagacatttctgcaaatgtattaaaaatgaaatatttatatatcaaatttacataagtattcacacccctgagtcaatacatgttaggatAACCTTTCGCAGCGATTACAGcagagtctctctgggtaagtctcgaaGAGCTTGCACACTTGGATTGttcaacatttgcccattattcttttaaaactACTTTAAATTCTTTAaatttggttgttgatcattgctaggcaGCCATTgtcatgtcttgccatagattttcaagccggcTTAAGtcaactgtaaccaggccactcaggaacattcaatgttgttttggtaaacaactccagtgtgtATTTGGCCtttgttttaggttattatcctgctgaatggtgaatttgtctcccagtgtctgttgaaaagctgactgaaccaggtttttttaaaaattttaaaacacacaaaaaactccCTATTCCTTGCTGATGACAGGCATACcagtaacatgatgcagccaccaccatgcttgaaaatgtgaagattttcagtgatatgttgtgttggatttgccccaaacattactctttgtattcaagacataaagttaatttctatgccttttttttgttgcagttttactttagtatcttattgcaaacatgatgcatgttttggaatatttttattctgtacaggcttcctctgTTTCACTCTGTCATTAAAGTTagaattgtggagtaactacaatgttgttgatccatcctcagttttctcccgtCACAGCTATTcaactctgttttaaagtcaccattggcctcatggtgaaatccctgagcggttttcttcctctccggcaactgagttcggaaggacacctgtatctttgtagtgactgggtgtattcatacaccacccaaagtgtaattaataacatgctcaaagggatattcgctaccggacgctaccgtcccacttggccaacatCCGGTAAAATTGCAGAGCACGTAATTCAAATGACAAAAatcataatattaaacattcatgaaaatacaagtgtcatacatcacttaaaagcttaacttcttgttaatccagctgctttgtcagatttcaaaaaggctttatggcgaacgcacaccatgcgattatctgaggacactgCCCCGCACACACAAgcattacatacattttccaaccaagcagaggtgtcacgaaagtcagaaatagcgataaaataaatcacttaccttttgaagatcttcatcaggttgcaatcacaagggtcccAGTTACATAACaaattgttattttgtttgaTACAGGCCTTCATATcccaaaaaagtcagtttagttggcgcgcttgactcagtaatccactggtttccctcgttcaaaatgcatacaaataaATCCTGTACGTTACCAATAAAcctcgtccaaacaagtcaaacaacgtttctaatcaatcctcaggtaccctaatatgtaaataaatgataCAATGTAAGaaggagaatagtatgttcattaccaGAGACAGATAATGAAGTGCGCACTCTCATCCACGCTCACgtaaaaacactacagacaaaATGGGAGCCATGtaaaaaactacaaattctagctagtttttcaaaaaacaaactctttctaaagactgacatctactggaagccctaggaactgcaatctgggatgTATTCCTTTTATATTCCCATAGAGAGCCATAAAAATCAGTGGTGAGCTCCAAAAAATAAAATTCCTGATGGATTCtcctcgggttttcgcctgccatatcagttctgttatactcacatacattattttaacagttttggaaaccttagagtgttttctatcaaatactaccaattatatgcatatcctagcttctggacctgagtaacaggcagtttactttgggaacctcaatcatccaaacttccgaatactgcccccgaCCCCGAAGAAGTTAATTTGACTAAATGCAGCTTGCATGGGCTAGTCTCCCCTGCCCTTTTGATAGGATCAAAGTTCCTTGTGTTGTCAGGGAGCATCTGCCTTCTATTTATAAGACAAATAAGAATATTGTTACTGAATGCAGCTTGTGTGTGCTTTATATTCCCTCGCCCTTTTCAAATTATGAAAGGAAATAATGCTGGTGAGTGGACCTGGACTGGTGTCTGATGGCCGTGTGTTTTCCATGGTGGAATTAAAACTTGTTGtctgttttttcccacaaggctgaaatatgtgccctcgctttgaagtGTAAGCAAGGtttgtttgtatttcatccaactaTCTGTGCTACAAAGTGATGGGTACAGTTTATGTAAAATATTCCACTTTTTGAGTGACCCAACGTTGAAGCTGCTTATCTAATTGGTGAAAATGTTATGTCTGTTTAAACACTAGTATTGCACACAGTGTGTCCATGCAACTTACTTGACTTGTTGAACACATTATTTAGGGTTGCCATAACAAATAGTTTGAATActgattgactcaagacatttcagcttttcattttttattaatttgtaaaaatgtctgaacataattccactttgacattgtgggttttgtgtgtaggccagtgacacagcATCTcagtttaatacattttaaatattgtctgtaacacaacaaaatgtggaaaaagtcaaggagtttgaatagtttctgaaggcaaaTGATTAACTAACCCATCCCCTTCTGTATTTGAGTAAATAGCTATACGTTTATATATCTTGGAAGTTGTCAGACACGTGAACATTCTTTCAGCCAATGGAAGTTCAATTTTGTGCACCCGAGGGGAGGGGGTGGGTACATACAGGCCACCTTTTCAGTTGGCCACACTGACAATAGGTACCTGTCACTCTCTTTTTCTACCCCTGTCTAAACATCTTTTCACTGTTCCTTTTGTCTTTTTTTGTTAGTTGTTGCATTTTGTTACCTTGTGTCTTTCTATTTCAGAGCTCAACAAGAACCCAGTGGAGGGCTTTTCAGCTGGCCTAATAGATGATGAGGATATATACAAATGGGAGGTGGTCATCATAGGGCCACAAGACACCCTCTTGTAAGTTAGGACATTTATTTGAGAATGTGTCTGTAGAACATAGGTTGATATTCCTAAAGAAGAGGAGTACATACTTTGAATGTACTCTCAGATGGGTAAATGGGGATGATGACTGCTTTGACCTtgacggagctgctcttcttcCCGAGGAAGGCCTGCCCactccaagacctctccatcacggttgactACTCCACAttgtccccctcccagagtgcaaagaaccttggcgggaggagacgggttaaagaattgaaacaattgagacatggattgtgtatgtgtgccattcagaggatgaatgtgcaagacaaaagatgacagtgcctttgaacggggtatggtagtagatgctaGGTATACCGatttgagtgtcaagaactgcaacgcagcTGGGGattttcaagctcaacagtttccagtgtgtatcaagaatagtccatcacccaaaggacatcctgccaacttgacacaactgtgggaagcattggagtcaacatggaccagcatccctgtagaacacttttgacaccttgtagtccacgccccgacgaattgaggctgttctcagGGCAAAagcgggtgcaactcaatattaggaagttgtttaatgttttgtacactgtgtgtatatatagtcctactagcactgactttgctgataactacTTTACTGAGGGAAAAGGTacttactgtgatatgtggttgtctcacccagctatcttaagatgaatgcactaattgtCGCTGTGGATAAGAGTATCTGCTAACTGACCCCAATGTGAAATGCTTtgctttctctgttctctcccttaCAGTGAAGGAGGGTTTTTCAAAGCATACCTGACCTTTCCCTATGATTATCCACTACGGCCTCCCAAGATGAAGTTCATCACTGAAATCTGGCATCCTAATggtaaacacactggtcacacgtTATGAGCCTTACTAAACCCAGAGCTGTAACCGTTTTAGAATCATTGGAGTGGGATTCGTGTCCCCTACCAAGTTTGCTGTTTACTAGTGTATATAATCACTTCATCTCTCTTAGTGGCAAAGAATGGTGATGTATGTATCTCAATACTGCATGAGCCAGGAGAGGACAAGTTTGGCTATGAGAAACCAGAGGAACGTTGGCTTCCAATCCACACTGTAGAGACGATTATGATTAGTGTGATCTCCATGCTGGCCGACCCTAACAGTGATTCGCCTGCTAATGTGGATGCTGCGGTGAGTTGTAATAATAAATGTATTTAAACTGTGTTACAATACCCAAGTACGTCCAGGACCTGTGTCAAAGTGACAATGACAATTGTGCTATTGAGTTTGTGCCTGTCCCACAGAAAGAGTGGAGGGAGGATCCTAATGGTGAATTCAAGAGGAAGGTGGCTCGCTGTGTACGGAAAAGCCAGGAGATGGCATTTGACTAGAACCCAGACTCAATGGCAAAGTTCCAGGGTGAGTAAGCAACATTCACCTAACTACTCATTCTTGTTGTTCTTTAACGGAATGCAATCATTATTTTTGTAATGTTCAGTTTTGACTGTTCTGTTTCATACTTGACTGTGGTAGAAAACATTGAATGTTTTTCCCCTCTTCCATCTAGCTAAAGGAAATGGCTTCAGAAGGAAAATAGTCAGTTCAGACTAGGCTTTTGCACCCCTTCTTTTGCCAATCAAGGGATTTGGTCGGTCAAccacttttcttttttttcaaaCGAAGAATGAATGTGAGAACCTACCAGCAAATATTTCCCTCCATTTCCTGCCTGGAATTATAtatttcatttaatttatttGGAAAGATATAATGTAAGATATGTCACTACTGTAAATTAACTAGCTTTTTTTTTTGTATCTGCTGCTGAACAGTTTCTACTTTATACCAGGTTTCTTATGCAATTTGTTTGTTGTGCTTGAAGAATTTAAATCAAATGAAAGCCAGTTCTTCTTAGGTTCTTAGGTTCTCACCAAGTTTCCCATCTTCAGTCACCTCTACAGAATGCGGGCCTGCCTGCAAAACCTTGTCAGGCATGTTTTCGTTATTCAACACCTGTCAGTTGATCACTGCTGCCTTATGTTAGTTCTACTCCCTCTTGGTGGTTGTCTTCTCCCTGGAGGGTTTGATCAGTGTGCTTGTTGACTGGGTCCTCTACCCAGATAATCACAATGTCTGTTACCAATCATGTTAGTCAACTCTGAGGTCACTCTGCTTTAATGAAACTTTTTCCAAAACAACCAAAAAGTTCTATGTTGTTAAGAATTAAGCTGTGATTATTCAGTGGATATACCGGTTTTCTGGCATCTGAATTTACCTCAACTTAAAATGATTAAATTTTTTAGGTTTTATAGTTGTTTGATTTGTTCTTAGTCTAGTGTTACATGGGAGCTGTAAATGTGATTGACATGACTTGTCCCTCTGAGGTTGTTTCTGGGGGATGGGTGGCACGTTTGGCTTCT is a genomic window containing:
- the LOC115139916 gene encoding anaphase-promoting complex subunit 7, producing the protein MNVIDHVRDMAAAGLHSNVRIMSSLLLTMSNNNPELFSPSQKYQLLVYHADAIFHDKEYRNAACKYNMALQQKKVLSKTSKVRPSTGGTASSIQSQSLPSEIEVKYKIAECYTILKLDKDAIAVLDGIPSRQRTPKINMMLANLYRKAGQERSAVTSYKEVLRQCPLALDAIIGLLSLSVKGAEVASMTMDVIQSIPNLDWLSAWIKAYAFIHAGDNHRAINTICSLEKKSLLRDNVDLLVSLADVYFRAGDTKNSILKFEQAQMLDPYLIKGMDVYGYLMAREGHLEDVEVLGGRLFNISDQHAEPWVISGCHSFYSKRYSRALYLGAKAIQLNSNSVQALLLKGAALRNMGRVQEAIIHFREAMRLAPCRLDCYEGLIDCYLASNGIREAMGMANNIYKTLGANAQTLTILATVCLEDPVTQEKAKTLLDKALAQRPDYTKAVVKKAELLSREQKYEEGIALLRNALANQSDCVLHRMLGDFLVAVNDYQEAMDQYSIALSLDPNDQKSLEGMQKMEKEESPADATVELDGDDMEGSGEDGDLEGSDSEAAQWADQEQWFGMQ
- the LOC115139917 gene encoding ubiquitin-conjugating enzyme E2 G1-like encodes the protein MTEQSALLLRKQLAELNKNPVEGFSAGLIDDEDIYKWEVVIIGPQDTLFEGGFFKAYLTFPYDYPLRPPKMKFITEIWHPNVAKNGDVCISILHEPGEDKFGYEKPEERWLPIHTVETIMISVISMLADPNSDSPANVDAAKEWREDPNGEFKRKVARCVRKSQEMAFD